From Glycine soja cultivar W05 chromosome 4, ASM419377v2, whole genome shotgun sequence, the proteins below share one genomic window:
- the LOC114410138 gene encoding probable WRKY transcription factor 50 produces MDYYFGNPNPKPYDNRHSAVVNTESPSSEFMLSDYLVLEDAVDNQESWSQSTETESSEKGNSSDVSHGFGDATFSNTNMHIKCENNGIKRKKEEVSQMITFRTRSQLEVMDDGYKWRKYGKKTVKNNPNPRNYYKCSGEGCNVKKRVERDRDDSNYVLTTYDGVHNHESPSTAYYSQIPLVHSNHDWPQLHPSANS; encoded by the exons ATGGATTACTATTTTGGAAACCCTAATCCTAAACCTTATGATAACCGTCACTCTGCCGTAGTAAACACGGAATCTCCTTCCTCCGAGTTCATGCTATCTGATTATCTCGTGTTGGAAGATGCTGTCGATAATCAAGAGTCTTGGTCACAAAGCACTGAAACTGAATCATCGGAGAAAGGAAACTCCAGCGATGTCAGTCATGGGTTTGGTGATGCAACCTTCAGCAACACCAACATGCATAT AAAGTGCGAAAATAATGGGATAAAGCGAAAGAAGGAAGAAGTGAGTCAAATGATCACGTTTAGAACCAGATCGCAGCTTGAGGTTATGGATGATGGATATAAATGGAGGAAATACGGAAAGAAGACAGTGAAGAACAATCCCAACCCAAG GAACTACTACAAGTGTTCAGGTGAAGGATGCAATGTGAAGAAAAGGGTGGAAAGAGACAGGGATGACTCGAACTATGTTTTAACAACGTACGACGGTGTCCACAATCATGAGAGCCCGTCGACTGCCTACTACAGCCAAATTCCCTTGGTGCATTCTAACCATGATTGGCCCCAGCTGCACCCTTCTGCAAACTCATGA
- the LOC114410139 gene encoding programmed cell death protein 2-like — MSATASSTLLGMPGPWAYDYHEPSDPYTTKIGGLPDWPLPINTDLLRCAECAGQLCLVAQVYAPLSHHRTLFVLGCVSPNCGTAWRVLRLQNVADVDTSQQKHAASVAEVPIATVSDDDDDDAIDMDFEQLGKALFEAGTLASNTKRKKPRKKCQNKLPSSSPHPKTTTTIVQNDVPVVPCFYIYAQEEQSLGDISSVCSSYSSLSIKGNGSDVEDPDPSQAEETWEKEQYEYDKALNADRTYLKFKKRLDAYPEQCFRYSYGGRPILAAADKINPGSCSLCGRPMQFEMQLMPPLLYFLQEALGDQRKMVEKWDWMTLIVYTCSESCCEGIEQAKSNNKGWIIAEEAVVAQCEEPLAVQLGVEEAIA, encoded by the exons atgtctGCAACTGCAAGTTCAACTTTGCTAGGCATGCCGGGGCCATGGGCTTACGATTATCACGAGCCATCTGATCCCTATACAACTAAAATTGGAGGACTCCCT GACTGGCCCCTTCCCATAAACACCGATTTGCTTCGCTGCGCCGAGTGCGCCGGCCAACTATGTCTGGTGGCGCAGGTTTACGCTCCCCTTTCTCACCACCGGACTCTCTTCGTTCTCGGTTGCGTCTCGCCCAATTGCGGAACCGCTTGGCGCGTTCTTCGACTTCAGAACGTTGCTGACGTGGACACCTCTCAGCAAAAACACGCCGCGTCCGTTGCTGAAGTTCCAATTGCCACCGTGTCggacgacgacgacgacgacgcAATTGACATGGATTTCGAACAACTCGGTAAGGCACTCTTCGAAGCCGGGACGCTCGCTTCCAACACCAAGCGCAAGAAACCGCGGAAGAAATGCCAGAACAAGCTCCCTTCGTCTTCTCCACAtccaaaaacaacaacaactataGTTCAAAATGACGTGCCTG TGGTGCCATGCTTTTATATATATGCACAGGAAGAGCAGTCTTTGGGGGATATTAGTTCTGTATGTTCTAGTTACTCGTCCCTTTCTATTAAAGGGAATGGAAGTGACGTGGAGGATCCCGATCCTTCACAGGCTGAAGAAACCTGGGAAAAGGAACAATATGAATACGATAAAGCTTTGAATGCCGATAGGACGTACCTCAAGTTCAAGAAACGATTGGACGCGTATCCTGAGCAATGTTTTAG ATATTCATATGGTGGGAGACCAATTTTAGCTGCAGCTGATAAAATAAACCCCGGCAGTTGCAGTCTCTGTGGCAGACCAATGCAATTTGAGATGCAGCTGATGCCTCCATTACTATACTTTCTTCAGGAAGCACTTGGTGACCAAAGAAAGATGGTGGAAAAATGGGATTGGATGACCCTTATTGTATATACTTGCTCAGAG AGTTGCTGTGAAGGGATTGAACAAGCAAAGTCCAATAACAAGGGCTGGATTATAGCAGAGGAGGCAGTTGTAGCTCAATGTGAGGAACCCTTGGCCGTTCAGCTTGGTGTTGAGGAAGCTATAGCTTAA
- the LOC114410140 gene encoding ABC transporter F family member 5-like, with product MDLAAKLHHLDLTGVVILDARKPSALRHLPPRVLSRTNTNTNLIYTNRFSGPPRPNSASSTGLSMITVEDDIESLFSETNSEEERRVRKQPSIGASGISSGVKLENVGKAYKGVTVLKDVSWEVKKGEKVGLVGVNGAGKTTQMRIIAGLEEPDFGNVVKAKANMKIAFLNQEFEVAPSRTVREEFMNAFKEEMEVAGKLEKVQKALEGAVNDLELMGRLLDEFDLLQRRAQNVNLDEVDAKISKLMPELGFAPEDSDRLVASFSGGWQMRMCLGKILLQEPDLLLLDEPTNHLDLDTIEWLEDYLNQQDVPMVIISHDRAFLDQLCTKIVETDMGVSRTFEGNYSQYVISKAAWIEAQYAAWEKQQKEIEQTRDLISRLGAGANSGRASSAEKKLERLQEEELVEKPFERKQMKIRFPERGRSGRSVVAINNLEFGFEDKTLFKKANLTIERGEKIAIIGPNGCGKSTLLKLIMGLEKPTGGEVLLGEHNVLPNYFEQNQAEALDLEKTVLETVEEAAEDWRIDDIKGLLGRCNFKADMLDRKVSLLSGGEKARLAFCKFMVKPSTMLVLDEPTNHLDIPSKEMLEEAINEYQGTVITVSHDRYFIKQIVNRVIEIKDGTIQDYAGDYDYYLEKNFDARERELEREAELDSKAPKVKAKSKMSKAEKEARKKQKMQAFQAAKQKSKGVKNAKRWN from the exons ATGGACTTGGCCGCGAAGCTTCACCACTTAGACCTGACCGGCGTGGTCATTTTGGACGCCCGAAAGCCCTCCGCACTCCGCCACCTTCCGCCACGCGTTCTCAGCAGAACAAACACCAACACCAATTTGATTTACACGAACCGGTTCTCGGGCCCACCGAGGCCCAATTCCGCTTCCTCAACGGGCCTGTCCATGATAACCGTCGAGGACGATATCGAGTCTCTTTTCTCCGAGACGAACTCGGAGGAGGAGCGGCGCGTGAGGAAGCAACCGAGCATTGGGGCGTCGGGGATTTCCTCCGGGGTGAAGCTCGAAAACGTGGGGAAAGCCTACAAGGGCGTGACGGTGCTGAAGGACGTGAGCTGGGAGGTGAAGAAGGGGGAGAAGGTGGGCCTGGTCGGCGTGAACGGCGCCGGGAAGACGACGCAGATGAGGATAATCGCGGGCCTTGAGGAGCCGGATTTCGGGAACGTGGTGAAGGCGAAGGCGAACATGAAAATCGCGTTTCTGAACCAGGAGTTCGAGGTGGCGCCGAGCAGGACGGTGAGGGAGGAGTTCATGAACGCATTCAAGGAGGAGATGGAGGTGGCAGGGAAGCTGGAGAAGGTGCAGAAGGCGCTCGAGGGTGCCGTTAATGATTTGGAGCTCATGGGGAGGCTCTTGGATGAGTTCGATTTGCTTCAGAGGAGGGCGCAGAATGTGAACTTGGATGAGGTTGATGCCAAGATTAGTAAGTTGATGCCTGAGCTTGGTTTTGCTCCTGAGGATTCTGATAGGCTGGTCGCGTCTTTCAGTGGAGGCTGGCAGATGAGGATGTGTCTCGGCAAGATTCTACTTCAG GAGCCTGATTTGTTGCTGTTAGATGAGCCTACAAATCACCTTGATCTTGACACCATTGAGTGGCTTGAAGACTATCTTAACCAGCAGGATGTTCCAATGGTTATCATATCCCATGATCGAGCTTTTCTTGATCAGCTGTGTACAAAAATTGTGGAAACTGACATGGGTGTGTCCAGGACGTTTGAGGGGAATTACTCTCAGTATGTAATTTCAAAAGCAGCATGGATTGAAGCACAGTATGCTGCATGGGAGAAGCAGCAGAAAGAAATTGAGCAGACAAGAGACTTGATAAGTAGATTAGGTGCTGGAGCAAATTCTGGCCGTGCTTCTTCTGCCGAGAAG AAGCTGGAGAGACTTCAGGAAGAGGAACTAGTGGAGAAACCTTTTGAACGGAAACAAATGAAAATCAGGTTCCCTGAGCGTGGAAGGAGTGGAAGATCTGTTGTAGCAATTAATAACttggaatttggctttgaggaTAAG ACACTTTTCAAAAAGGCAAATCTTACAattgaaaggggagaaaaaaTTGCCATTATTGGTCCAAATGGATGTGGCAAGAGTACTTTACTGAAATTGATTATGGGTTTGGAAAAGCCAACCGGGGGTGAAGTTTTGCTTGGGGAGCATAATGTATTACCTAACTATTTTGAGCAGAATCAG GCTGAGGCACTTGATCTGGAAAAAACAGTGCTCGAGACAGTAGAGGAAGCTGCAGAGGACTGGAGGATTGATGATATTAAAGGGCTTCTTGGGCGTTGTAATTTTAAAGCTGATATGCTTGACCGAAAAGTTTCACTATTGAGTGGTGGTGAGAAG GCACGGCTGGCCTTTTGCAAATTCATGGTAAAGCCATCAACTATGCTTGTGTTGGATGAACCAACCAATCACTTGGATATACCTTCTAAAGAAATGCTCGAG GAAGCAATAAATGAATACCAGGGCACTGTTATCACAGTATCTCATGACCGATACTTTATAAAGCAAATAGTTAATAGAGTGATAGAAATTAAAGATGGCACCATACAGGATTATGCAGGTGATTACGAT TATTATTTAGAGAAGAATTTTGATGCTAGGGAAAGAGAACTTGAACGCGAGGCTGAGCTTGATAGCAAAGCTCCTAAAGTGAAAGCCAAATCTAAGATGTCCAAG GCTGAGAAAGAGGCacggaagaaacaaaagatgcAGGCCTTTCAGGCAGCAAAACAGAAGTCCAAAGGCGTGAAAAATGCCAAGAGATGGAATTGA